In Halanaeroarchaeum sp. HSR-CO, one DNA window encodes the following:
- a CDS encoding helix-turn-helix domain-containing protein, giving the protein MEPSIRTFGHPPMSPQHLLETVFDLSGEEADLYEWMVTLDDPIIPDDVVEQLGCSSSSAYRYLDTLQSRGLIVERAIYRKKQLRSGYVAADPEAVADALEEWVERRYELCEMAIEQRAFVKAPEDAEATARRLQEVE; this is encoded by the coding sequence ATGGAGCCATCGATCCGGACCTTCGGACACCCGCCGATGTCCCCTCAGCACCTCCTCGAGACGGTCTTCGACCTCTCCGGCGAGGAGGCCGACCTCTACGAGTGGATGGTCACCCTCGACGACCCCATCATCCCGGACGACGTCGTCGAGCAGCTTGGGTGTTCGTCCTCGTCCGCGTACCGGTACCTCGACACTCTCCAGAGCCGCGGACTGATCGTCGAACGGGCCATCTACCGGAAGAAACAGTTGCGGTCGGGATACGTGGCCGCCGACCCGGAGGCGGTCGCCGACGCGCTCGAGGAGTGGGTCGAGCGCCGGTACGAACTCTGTGAGATGGCCATCGAGCAACGAGCGTTCGTAAAGGCCCCGGAGGACGCCGAGGCCACCGCACGACGCCTACAGGAAGTCGAATAG
- a CDS encoding iron-sulfur cluster assembly protein: protein MTDSIATADVEAAIGDVTHPEIDATLVDLGMIDAITVEGSEVRIDVAIPMLGIPQAVKEILRDRLASAVAETGGDLTVEFVEMTDEQRTAFFEMEEQHWSGGLDESGDTDATPPF, encoded by the coding sequence ATGACTGATTCGATAGCGACGGCGGACGTCGAGGCGGCGATCGGTGACGTAACACACCCGGAGATCGACGCGACCCTCGTCGATCTCGGGATGATCGATGCGATCACCGTCGAGGGGAGCGAGGTGAGAATCGACGTCGCGATACCGATGCTAGGGATCCCTCAGGCGGTCAAAGAGATCCTCCGAGATCGACTCGCATCGGCCGTCGCGGAGACCGGCGGTGACCTCACCGTGGAGTTCGTCGAGATGACCGACGAACAACGGACGGCTTTCTTCGAGATGGAAGAACAACACTGGTCCGGCGGCCTCGACGAAAGCGGGGACACCGACGCGACGCCCCCGTTCTGA
- a CDS encoding metal-dependent transcriptional regulator yields the protein MTATETRSTSTLPNRNAGNYLRTILTESPDESAEIRPGRLSDALDVTPPSVSQMLENLEEAGYANHRPYGGISLTDEGEAIARHLQWRTCVFETYVATEFGVDLTDTQSYRASFELPKAVLVAMSDRVDIPCRDRCDDRVWPGDCPDCDPATA from the coding sequence ATGACAGCCACCGAGACGCGCTCGACCAGCACGCTCCCGAATCGCAACGCGGGCAACTACCTGCGAACGATCCTGACCGAGTCGCCCGACGAGTCGGCGGAGATCCGACCGGGTCGGCTCAGCGACGCCCTCGACGTGACCCCGCCGAGTGTCTCCCAGATGCTCGAGAACCTGGAGGAGGCGGGGTACGCCAATCACCGCCCCTACGGCGGCATCTCGCTCACCGATGAGGGCGAGGCCATCGCTCGCCACCTCCAGTGGCGTACCTGCGTCTTCGAGACGTACGTCGCCACGGAGTTCGGGGTCGATCTCACGGACACTCAGAGCTATCGCGCGAGTTTCGAACTCCCGAAGGCGGTGCTCGTCGCGATGAGCGATCGAGTGGACATCCCCTGTCGAGACCGGTGTGACGATCGGGTCTGGCCCGGCGACTGCCCGGACTGCGATCCGGCGACCGCCTGA
- a CDS encoding ABC transporter substrate-binding protein has product MQRRREFLAGVTAAALTATAGCTTVGETESRTTRLNLAYDAAPPHFQAVVMQQREQLASIPARVEANEASCKSIVQLLVSGKADLGMIGMIPALVAIDSDESMQAITASSKDAFVVMATETVADRYDERGGAAIAAFAEESGRPFELGTYPKGSVSDITARYWIQETDGITAEDVDLVHLGGPNAAQQALLADEVDGALIPEPTPTVIEASDAPYRRIDWVGEFLPGEPAGVTVVREEFARDHPDVVEAFVEEHVAATEFIHGNAGRAAEYMTSAYGGESALDEQIARKAIERPATEYVSDPRAVVDGTAVLARYAGQLGKTDTVIDTDRIFETRYYDRVVD; this is encoded by the coding sequence ATGCAACGCCGCCGCGAATTCCTCGCCGGGGTCACGGCCGCCGCGCTGACCGCCACCGCGGGCTGTACGACCGTCGGCGAAACCGAATCTCGCACTACGAGGCTGAATCTGGCCTACGACGCGGCACCACCACACTTCCAGGCCGTCGTCATGCAGCAACGGGAGCAACTGGCATCGATTCCCGCACGCGTGGAAGCGAACGAGGCCAGTTGCAAGAGCATCGTCCAGTTGCTCGTCTCGGGGAAGGCCGACCTCGGCATGATCGGGATGATCCCGGCGCTCGTGGCCATCGACTCCGACGAGTCGATGCAGGCGATCACCGCGAGTTCGAAGGACGCCTTCGTGGTGATGGCCACCGAGACGGTCGCCGACCGATACGACGAGCGGGGCGGCGCTGCGATCGCCGCGTTCGCCGAGGAGTCCGGTCGCCCCTTCGAACTCGGAACGTACCCCAAGGGCAGCGTCTCCGACATCACGGCCCGGTACTGGATCCAGGAAACCGACGGGATCACCGCCGAGGACGTGGACCTGGTCCACCTCGGCGGCCCGAATGCGGCCCAGCAGGCGCTGCTCGCGGACGAAGTCGACGGGGCGCTCATCCCCGAACCGACGCCGACCGTGATCGAGGCGTCCGACGCGCCGTACCGGCGTATCGACTGGGTGGGGGAGTTCCTGCCCGGCGAACCGGCTGGCGTCACTGTCGTGCGTGAGGAGTTCGCCCGGGACCACCCCGACGTGGTCGAGGCGTTCGTCGAGGAACACGTGGCCGCGACCGAGTTCATCCACGGGAACGCCGGGCGGGCCGCCGAGTACATGACGTCGGCCTACGGCGGCGAGAGCGCCCTCGACGAGCAGATCGCCCGCAAGGCGATCGAACGGCCCGCAACGGAGTACGTGAGCGACCCCCGGGCGGTCGTCGACGGAACGGCGGTCCTCGCGCGGTACGCCGGGCAACTCGGGAAGACGGACACCGTCATCGATACCGATCGGATCTTCGAGACGCGCTACTACGACCGGGTGGTGGACTGA
- a CDS encoding DUF2061 domain-containing protein codes for MTVRSWESAVGSATTDRCWWESLVKALVYRLFMVVLTVAVAFAVTTDTVASLQIGIVTNGLKTGTYYLYERLWERFRVGRWSHGDS; via the coding sequence ATGACCGTTCGATCGTGGGAGTCGGCGGTCGGTAGCGCGACGACGGACCGTTGCTGGTGGGAATCGCTGGTCAAGGCGCTCGTCTATCGCCTCTTCATGGTGGTGCTGACCGTTGCCGTCGCCTTCGCCGTCACGACCGACACCGTAGCCTCCCTGCAGATCGGCATCGTCACGAACGGCCTCAAGACCGGAACCTACTACCTGTACGAACGGCTCTGGGAGCGATTCCGCGTCGGGAGGTGGTCCCATGGCGATTCGTGA
- a CDS encoding ABC transporter permease, with translation MAIRDAGPFSSPSFGSLQLPSRVDRRISRGLVGSFAFVLLWTALARQVPTYLLPTPLAVGQAFVVEATTPATYALPVLGTELTLTSLAVVLLQSLTHYLPGLFLGVGVGVPLGVALAWWETIDQYVSPVVGLLRPIPPLAWMGLVIVWVGIGHAGAAVIVAIGSLWITFFAAYGGVRELPPKLLEAGRSLGVDTDREMLRAIVLPGAAAPILTGVRTSIGRSWMIVVAAELFGAPGIGYRIIHTAQSLAMDVSMAYMLALGLAYLLSDAAFGSLRRRVTPW, from the coding sequence ATGGCGATTCGTGATGCGGGGCCGTTCTCCTCGCCGAGTTTCGGGTCGCTCCAGTTACCGTCCAGGGTCGACCGCCGGATCAGCCGCGGCCTCGTCGGGAGCTTCGCGTTCGTCCTGCTGTGGACCGCGCTGGCCCGCCAGGTGCCCACCTACCTGTTGCCGACCCCGCTGGCCGTCGGCCAGGCGTTCGTCGTGGAGGCGACCACGCCCGCGACCTACGCGCTGCCAGTTCTCGGTACGGAGCTGACGCTCACGAGTCTTGCCGTCGTCCTCCTGCAGAGTCTCACCCATTACCTGCCGGGGTTGTTCCTCGGGGTCGGCGTGGGGGTGCCCCTCGGCGTCGCCCTCGCGTGGTGGGAGACAATCGACCAGTACGTCTCGCCGGTGGTCGGGCTCTTGCGCCCGATCCCGCCGCTGGCCTGGATGGGGCTGGTCATCGTCTGGGTCGGGATCGGCCACGCCGGCGCGGCGGTCATCGTGGCTATCGGCTCCCTCTGGATCACGTTCTTCGCTGCCTACGGCGGGGTCCGTGAGCTCCCGCCGAAGCTGCTCGAGGCGGGTCGATCGCTTGGGGTCGACACCGATCGCGAGATGCTGCGAGCCATCGTCCTGCCGGGGGCGGCCGCGCCGATTCTCACGGGCGTCCGCACCAGTATCGGCCGGAGCTGGATGATCGTCGTCGCGGCGGAACTGTTCGGCGCGCCGGGAATCGGCTACCGGATCATCCACACCGCCCAGTCGTTGGCGATGGACGTGAGCATGGCCTACATGCTGGCGCTGGGCCTGGCCTACCTCCTCTCGGACGCCGCCTTCGGCTCCCTCCGACGGAGGGTCACACCGTGGTGA
- a CDS encoding ABC transporter ATP-binding protein, whose protein sequence is MSAGEQPALALRGVTRRFDGADGSVTALQGVDLTVERGEFLAIVGPSGCGKSTLLRIAAGLTRPTTGRVTVAGDRVTGPGPDRGLVFQEATPFPWRTVAGNVRFGLEHGDWPADRVEDRVAAMLEMVGLADRAAARPRELSGGMKKRVGIARALAPDPSILLLDEPFGNLDALTRDTLQRDLLSIWERTGKTIVFVTHATGEAVKLADRVVVFDDDPGRVRSTVEVDLPRPRRPESPEFQASKRRIVDLVRGEHFPGDSRQSNRTTTEDRQSNRTTTDDRQTDQNSDPYHTS, encoded by the coding sequence GTGAGCGCTGGCGAGCAACCGGCGCTCGCGCTCCGCGGCGTCACCCGGCGCTTCGACGGCGCCGACGGCAGCGTGACCGCACTGCAGGGGGTCGATCTCACGGTCGAGCGGGGCGAATTCCTCGCGATCGTCGGGCCCTCCGGCTGTGGGAAGAGCACTCTCCTCCGCATCGCCGCCGGCCTGACCCGTCCGACGACCGGGCGGGTGACCGTCGCCGGCGACCGCGTCACCGGCCCCGGCCCGGACCGCGGTCTCGTCTTCCAGGAGGCCACGCCGTTCCCCTGGCGAACGGTCGCGGGGAACGTCCGTTTCGGCCTCGAACACGGCGACTGGCCCGCCGACCGCGTGGAGGACCGTGTCGCGGCGATGCTCGAGATGGTCGGGCTGGCCGACCGAGCGGCGGCCCGCCCGCGGGAACTCTCCGGCGGCATGAAAAAGCGGGTCGGCATCGCCCGTGCGCTCGCGCCCGACCCGTCGATCCTCCTCCTGGACGAGCCCTTCGGCAACCTCGACGCGCTCACCCGTGACACCCTGCAGCGGGACCTGCTCTCGATCTGGGAGCGGACCGGCAAGACCATCGTCTTCGTGACCCACGCGACTGGCGAGGCCGTCAAACTCGCCGACCGTGTGGTCGTCTTCGACGACGATCCTGGCCGGGTCAGGTCGACCGTCGAGGTCGACCTTCCGCGTCCTCGGCGGCCAGAGAGTCCCGAATTCCAGGCCAGCAAGCGGCGGATCGTCGACCTCGTCCGGGGCGAGCACTTCCCCGGAGATTCACGGCAGTCGAACCGCACGACGACCGAGGACCGACAGTCGAACCGCACGACGACCGACGACCGACAGACGGACCAAAACTCCGACCCGTACCACACATCATGA
- the tsaA gene encoding tRNA (N6-threonylcarbamoyladenosine(37)-N6)-methyltransferase TrmO, with translation MTLDTIIFAANRFGDRSLSYPYYRLQEAGHSVAIATPGGESITGLHGVDFDADLSLDAVDPAAYDLLILPGGYASETIRMRAPHAIEAVAAFDAAGKPIASICHGAQLLNSAGIVDGRRLACHPSIRDDIERSGGTFVDEPAVVDDNLVTARDYEDVHEWLAALLAHLDDDAARGYDPIGVIRSPFESEAGMPIQGAFSDASGVVEVDERFADGLLDLEGFSHLLLVYEFHRSDGYDLRVQPFMEDDVHGVFATRAPRRPNPIGVSVVELDSVSDSFLFVEGIDVLDGTPLLDVKPFVPPFNGVEDASIGWLEGSIDDEDRRVADDRFLSES, from the coding sequence ATGACTCTCGATACCATCATCTTCGCGGCGAACCGCTTCGGCGACCGCTCGCTCAGCTACCCCTACTACCGGCTCCAGGAGGCGGGCCACTCCGTCGCCATCGCCACGCCAGGCGGTGAATCGATAACCGGCCTCCACGGGGTCGACTTCGACGCCGACCTGTCCCTCGACGCGGTCGACCCGGCCGCCTACGACCTTCTGATCCTGCCGGGCGGGTACGCATCGGAGACCATCCGGATGCGCGCTCCCCACGCCATCGAGGCCGTGGCCGCCTTCGACGCGGCCGGCAAACCGATCGCCTCGATCTGTCACGGGGCGCAGTTGCTCAATAGCGCGGGGATCGTCGACGGGCGCCGGCTCGCCTGCCACCCCTCGATCAGGGACGATATCGAACGGTCCGGAGGCACGTTCGTCGACGAACCGGCGGTCGTCGACGACAACCTCGTCACCGCTCGCGATTACGAGGACGTCCACGAGTGGCTCGCCGCGCTCCTGGCCCACCTCGACGACGACGCCGCCCGGGGATACGACCCCATCGGCGTCATCCGGTCGCCCTTCGAGAGCGAGGCGGGGATGCCGATTCAGGGTGCCTTCTCCGACGCCTCTGGCGTCGTCGAGGTCGACGAGCGGTTCGCCGACGGCCTGCTCGACCTGGAGGGCTTCTCCCACCTCCTGCTCGTCTACGAGTTCCACCGGTCCGACGGCTACGATCTCCGGGTTCAGCCCTTCATGGAAGACGACGTCCACGGCGTCTTCGCGACGCGGGCCCCGCGCCGGCCGAACCCGATCGGCGTCTCCGTCGTCGAACTCGACTCGGTCTCGGATTCGTTCCTGTTCGTCGAAGGAATCGACGTCCTCGACGGGACGCCACTGCTCGACGTCAAACCGTTCGTCCCGCCGTTCAACGGGGTCGAGGACGCGTCGATCGGGTGGCTCGAAGGCTCGATCGACGACGAGGACCGCCGTGTCGCCGACGATCGATTCCTCTCGGAGAGCTAA
- a CDS encoding MBL fold metallo-hydrolase, which produces MVRVSVLMDDRIEAMRPRGLQSEHGFSVVVDDVLFDTGQTGVAVENARRLGLPTAYDTVVLSHGHYDHTGGLPSFLPAAERLYAHPEAFAPKFRDGEYIGNPYRRERIAADVEVITHTEPIEVAPDVYALGEVPRSYPDNPTGETVDEAGERVTDRILDDQSLAVETDEGLFLICGCCHAGLRNTIEHAEAALDSPVRAVLGGTHLGAVDAATVQEIADYLEGRLDLLAPSHCTGPAAERILADRLPGPFTQVGVGSEIEW; this is translated from the coding sequence ATGGTGCGCGTCAGCGTCCTGATGGACGACCGGATCGAGGCGATGCGACCGCGTGGGCTCCAGTCCGAACACGGCTTTTCGGTCGTCGTCGACGACGTCCTCTTCGATACCGGACAGACCGGGGTCGCCGTGGAGAACGCCCGGCGACTCGGACTGCCGACCGCGTACGACACGGTCGTCCTGAGTCACGGTCACTACGATCACACGGGTGGGCTGCCGTCGTTCCTGCCGGCGGCGGAACGGCTGTACGCCCACCCGGAAGCGTTCGCGCCGAAGTTCCGTGACGGCGAGTACATCGGGAACCCCTACCGGCGCGAGCGCATCGCCGCCGACGTCGAAGTGATCACGCACACCGAGCCGATCGAGGTTGCCCCGGACGTCTACGCGCTGGGAGAGGTTCCTCGCTCGTATCCGGACAACCCGACCGGGGAGACGGTCGACGAGGCCGGCGAGCGTGTGACCGACCGGATCCTCGACGATCAGTCACTGGCAGTCGAGACCGACGAGGGCCTCTTTTTGATCTGCGGGTGCTGTCACGCCGGTCTTCGGAACACGATCGAGCACGCCGAAGCGGCACTGGACTCGCCGGTCAGGGCCGTGCTGGGCGGCACGCACCTCGGCGCCGTCGACGCAGCGACGGTCCAGGAGATCGCCGACTACCTCGAGGGGCGACTTGACCTCCTCGCCCCCTCCCACTGCACGGGCCCGGCGGCCGAACGCATCCTCGCCGATCGCCTACCAGGTCCGTTCACCCAGGTCGGCGTCGGCAGCGAGATCGAGTGGTAA
- a CDS encoding FeoA family protein — MSRHKNHGGCRRQSSRRGGRGRCQRKCLAEMGGRECGTIEEIDEEIREQVVSMGVRPGKRLVIQSKQPLNGPIVVSVGQNMTSLSRSHARQIEVAVDVE, encoded by the coding sequence ATGTCACGTCACAAAAATCACGGCGGCTGCCGACGACAGTCCTCCCGGCGCGGCGGTCGAGGCCGGTGTCAGCGCAAGTGTCTTGCCGAGATGGGGGGCCGGGAGTGTGGCACCATCGAGGAGATCGACGAGGAGATCCGCGAACAGGTCGTCTCCATGGGCGTCAGGCCCGGGAAACGCCTCGTCATCCAGAGCAAACAGCCGTTGAACGGCCCCATCGTCGTCTCGGTCGGCCAGAACATGACGTCTCTCAGTCGCTCACATGCACGCCAAATCGAAGTCGCCGTCGACGTCGAGTGA
- a CDS encoding FeoB small GTPase domain-containing protein, with amino-acid sequence MHAKSKSPSTSSDRSRVLLVGHPNVGKSALFNRLTGADITESNYPGTTVDYTEGELVYDGESLTVIDVPGTFSLNPKDRAEAVAADLLEDNPEATVICVLDATRIERGLHLALEVIERGYAVVLALNMWDEARENGVAVDVDRLESVLGVPVVPTVAPTGRGVQELVESLGRAAAPAIDAIDDRLAVDGGERA; translated from the coding sequence ATGCACGCCAAATCGAAGTCGCCGTCGACGTCGAGTGACCGCTCGCGTGTCCTGTTGGTCGGCCATCCGAACGTCGGGAAGAGTGCGCTCTTCAACCGGCTCACCGGCGCCGACATCACCGAATCCAACTATCCGGGGACGACCGTCGATTACACCGAGGGCGAACTCGTCTACGATGGGGAGTCGCTCACCGTCATCGACGTTCCCGGCACCTTCTCGCTGAACCCGAAAGACCGCGCCGAAGCCGTCGCGGCCGACCTCCTCGAAGACAACCCCGAGGCGACGGTGATCTGCGTGCTCGACGCCACGCGCATCGAACGCGGCCTCCACCTCGCGCTCGAGGTGATCGAACGCGGGTACGCGGTCGTCCTGGCGTTGAACATGTGGGACGAGGCGCGCGAGAACGGGGTCGCCGTCGACGTCGACCGACTCGAGTCGGTCCTCGGCGTCCCCGTCGTGCCGACCGTCGCTCCGACCGGCCGCGGCGTCCAGGAACTGGTCGAGAGCCTCGGACGCGCCGCCGCACCCGCCATCGATGCGATCGACGACCGCCTCGCCGTCGACGGGGGCGAACGGGCGTGA
- a CDS encoding nucleoside recognition domain-containing protein, protein MSTDLDPAERWELVDAIVDETVAYDETRESLPEVLGKLTVDPWIGLPFAVTVLYGIWAFFGAVAGFFTDGYFVPIFDEYWLPFLQDAFPWEGSWLYFILVGDPAATNSFEAFGMFTSGLFVAVGVVLPAVFALYFIIVILEDSGYMARLAVLLDTLFHRIGLHGYSIVPMVLSFGCNVPGVAATRNLESEKQRFMMMTLLSVFIPCGAQLGIMLALIPQYTGYILVYLLVGFFVVGAVLNRILPGSSPELITDIPPLREPKLPNVTTKLWLRLRGFLTTAVPFVLLGVGLINVLYLGGAIEWLATSLEPVLTGWFGVPKETVPALIAGFLRKDLAVAQLTGVGMTPFQLVMSVVMVSIYFPCVATFAMLLKEGRASGGMARTLGGAIAVLGVTLFVWGGLLHLIGKLLGVA, encoded by the coding sequence GTGAGCACCGACCTCGACCCCGCCGAACGCTGGGAGCTCGTCGACGCCATCGTCGATGAGACCGTCGCCTACGACGAGACCCGTGAATCGTTGCCCGAGGTCCTCGGGAAACTCACCGTCGATCCCTGGATCGGACTCCCGTTCGCGGTCACCGTCCTCTACGGAATCTGGGCGTTCTTCGGTGCCGTGGCGGGCTTTTTCACCGATGGATACTTCGTCCCGATCTTCGACGAGTACTGGCTGCCGTTCCTCCAGGACGCCTTCCCGTGGGAAGGGAGCTGGCTGTACTTCATCCTCGTCGGCGATCCGGCCGCGACGAACAGCTTCGAGGCCTTCGGGATGTTCACCAGTGGCCTCTTCGTGGCCGTCGGCGTGGTGTTGCCCGCCGTGTTCGCGCTGTATTTCATCATCGTCATCCTGGAGGACTCGGGGTACATGGCGCGACTGGCCGTCCTGCTGGATACGCTGTTCCACCGGATCGGGCTCCACGGCTACTCGATCGTGCCGATGGTGCTCTCCTTTGGCTGCAACGTCCCCGGCGTCGCGGCGACGCGGAACCTCGAGTCCGAAAAACAGCGATTCATGATGATGACGTTGCTCTCGGTGTTCATCCCGTGTGGCGCCCAGCTGGGGATCATGCTCGCGTTGATCCCGCAGTACACCGGCTACATCCTCGTCTATCTGCTCGTGGGCTTTTTCGTCGTCGGGGCCGTCCTGAACCGGATCCTGCCGGGATCGTCGCCCGAGTTGATCACCGACATCCCGCCGCTTCGGGAGCCCAAACTGCCGAACGTGACGACCAAACTCTGGCTTCGCCTGCGCGGATTCCTGACGACGGCCGTCCCCTTCGTCCTGCTGGGCGTGGGCCTGATCAACGTCCTCTATCTCGGCGGGGCCATCGAGTGGCTGGCCACCTCCCTCGAACCCGTCCTGACGGGCTGGTTCGGGGTACCGAAGGAGACCGTGCCCGCGCTGATCGCCGGCTTCCTGCGCAAGGACCTGGCGGTGGCCCAGCTCACCGGCGTCGGGATGACTCCTTTCCAGCTGGTGATGTCGGTGGTGATGGTGAGCATCTACTTCCCGTGCGTGGCGACGTTCGCCATGCTGCTCAAGGAAGGCCGCGCGAGCGGCGGCATGGCCAGAACCCTGGGTGGAGCGATCGCCGTTCTCGGCGTGACTCTGTTCGTCTGGGGCGGGCTGCTCCACCTGATCGGCAAACTCCTGGGGGTGGCCTGA
- a CDS encoding NifB/NifX family molybdenum-iron cluster-binding protein: MYVCIPTLGDGGLDAEVSPHFGRAPTFTVYDTDAETAHVVENRGDHHGGHRSPPDAIADTGADELVCGNLGRKAVDRFDDLGIDVYRGADGTVAEALERWSAGDLDEAQPGEDCGHDHGHGDGHGHDHGHGDGHGHDHGHGEGHDHGESHGHHAHE, translated from the coding sequence ATGTACGTCTGTATCCCCACGCTCGGCGACGGCGGTCTCGACGCGGAGGTCTCTCCCCACTTCGGCCGAGCCCCGACGTTCACGGTGTACGATACCGACGCGGAGACGGCCCACGTGGTCGAGAACCGCGGCGACCACCACGGCGGACACCGTTCGCCACCGGACGCCATCGCCGATACCGGTGCTGACGAGCTCGTCTGTGGGAACCTCGGCCGGAAGGCAGTCGACCGGTTCGACGACCTCGGGATCGACGTCTATCGGGGCGCCGACGGGACCGTGGCCGAGGCGCTCGAACGGTGGTCGGCCGGCGACTTGGACGAGGCGCAACCCGGCGAGGACTGCGGCCACGACCACGGACACGGCGACGGTCACGGCCACGACCACGGACACGGCGACGGTCACGGTCACGACCACGGACACGGCGAAGGCCACGACCACGGCGAAAGTCACGGTCACCACGCGCACGAGTAG